The Methanohalophilus portucalensis DNA window ATTGAATTTACTGATGGGGCTTATAGTGCTTACACGTACGGCTTTTGGAATATAAGCAACTTTCAATACATAGGTTTAAATTTGGAAAGCTTAATAATAAAAAGGAGGTGGAAACTTAGAATCTCATTTGGACAATAAATTCAATAGAAATATTCTTAATGATATTATGAATCAGTAAATTCAGTTATCAACTTTCGACTGTGCTTCTTTGGTTTTTCATTTTGCATCTTAGAAGAAAAAGGGCTACTCAAAGAGAATATAAAGTTTATTTCCGTGATAAATCTCCTTTTCATGGATACATTAAATAAAGTAAACTTTCATAAGCAGCCAATATATGAACTGTCACCACACCAAAAAAGGATTATTTAGTAGAGTGAATTAATTGTCCATATTCCATTGTAATAACCCTGTTTGCATTTTTTAATATATTCTGATCATGTGAAATTACAATAAGGGTTTTACCATTGTTATGCATACCTTCCAACATCCCAGCAATTTTTTCAGCTGATTTTCTGTCAAGATTTGCTGTAGGTTCATCTACAAGTACTATGGTTGGATCATTCATTAGTGACCTTGCTATCCCAACTTTTTGTTGCTCCCCTCCACTTAGTTCATTCGGGTAATGAAATAATCGAGCCTCTAACCCCTGCTCATATAATAATCGTCTTGCTATTTCAACTATGGTAGAATAATCTTTGTTTGCAATGATAGAAGGAACAATTACATTTTGTAACACATTGAACTCCCTAATGAGATTAAATTGTTGAAAAACCATACCTATTTTTTTATTTCTGAATTGAGAAAATTGTTCATCATTAAATGTGGATAGATCAAATCCATCAACCATAATCTTTCCACTTGTTGGTGTATCAAATCCTGCAATTAAATTGATTAATGTTGTCTTACCAGAACCTGACATTCCCATAATACCTAAAAATTCACCTCTCTTAACAGACAGGTCTACATTATCAACTGCTTTCACTACATGGCTATTTTTCAAATATGTTTTTGAAACATTGTTCATATTAATGATGTTAGTTGCCATAAATTACACCTTCAATAATTTAGCAATCGGAATTTTACTGATTTTCCTATGACTGTACAACAAGGCTATTATAACAGCAATTGAATAAACAACTAAACCGATCATTATTCCTTGAAATCCCACTTCTATTGGAAGATAAAGTTCAAACAATAACTGGTATATCAAATACTTTGTCACAATTAAAGCAAGAAATAATACACAAACCATAACAAGAATCTGTTCAATTGTGTATATTTTCATAATTTGCTTTTTGCTAGCCCCAAGTGAAGTTAATATAGAAAAATTTCTTTTCTTGCTATCAATAGCAATATTTTGCTCACGGAGGAGTATTGTAAGATGAAGCAATAATCCACCTGAAAAAAATACAATTCTTATAGTTAAGGGTAATAGCTCTTTCAATTCTGTTGCTGCTCTATTTAGTTGTTCTTCTTTAGTAGTTAGTACCCAATCTTTTTCATTTTTAGTCATATAAGCTTGGATATATTCAAATGTAGCCTCTTGGTTACTACTGGCTATGTACAAATTACCAGCAAGTTCTTCATCTTCTGCAATAAGATCAATAGGTCTTGTATCTTCAATAATAAATTCTGTTTCAGAAGTCGGAATTGTTATACCTGTGATTTTATAAACATATTTGGAGCTGCCTACCCAATATATGATCGTGTCGCCAATATTAACATCCAGTCTCTTTGCTATATTCCAACCGACTAAAACAGATCTAAAATCCAGATATCCACTTTCAATATTACCTGAAATTAAGAAATGGTCAAGACCTATAATTTCGAGTTTTGATGTATTCTTAAGTGTTTCAGAATCCAATAATAAAGTATTAACAGGAATAGTTGTTTCTATATAAGTATCACTAATATTTCCATTGTATACTTTCCCGGACCCATAACTACCAACTGCAGAATCAACAATATTAGGCCCTTTTAATAATTGTGAATGGTCATATTTTGTAATTTCACCATTTACAAATATATCATAATTTGCTTTTTCTAAAGGAGAAAGTTGTTCATGTTCAAAACGAATGGGAACTAATATCAAAGTTAAAGCGATTGAGAAGACAATTGTTAAAACTAATAACTGCCTTAGCAATTGCCCAGGAGTTTTTCTAAATTCATTTTTTAAATAAAAAAAAGAAAGATAGGAAATATAATCCCTCCTTTTAAGAAAGATTGACATACACATATGCATTATCGCCATTAGCAAGTGTCAATCCCGCATATTGACGAGCTTTATACCTCCCCGTATTTTTGGCATCTGCATTTGAATAA harbors:
- a CDS encoding ABC transporter ATP-binding protein, coding for MATNIINMNNVSKTYLKNSHVVKAVDNVDLSVKRGEFLGIMGMSGSGKTTLINLIAGFDTPTSGKIMVDGFDLSTFNDEQFSQFRNKKIGMVFQQFNLIREFNVLQNVIVPSIIANKDYSTIVEIARRLLYEQGLEARLFHYPNELSGGEQQKVGIARSLMNDPTIVLVDEPTANLDRKSAEKIAGMLEGMHNNGKTLIVISHDQNILKNANRVITMEYGQLIHSTK
- a CDS encoding ABC transporter permease, coding for MSIFLKRRDYISYLSFFYLKNEFRKTPGQLLRQLLVLTIVFSIALTLILVPIRFEHEQLSPLEKANYDIFVNGEITKYDHSQLLKGPNIVDSAVGSYGSGKVYNGNISDTYIETTIPVNTLLLDSETLKNTSKLEIIGLDHFLISGNIESGYLDFRSVLVGWNIAKRLDVNIGDTIIYWVGSSKYVYKITGITIPTSETEFIIEDTRPIDLIAEDEELAGNLYIASSNQEATFEYIQAYMTKNEKDWVLTTKEEQLNRAATELKELLPLTIRIVFFSGGLLLHLTILLREQNIAIDSKKRNFSILTSLGASKKQIMKIYTIEQILVMVCVLFLALIVTKYLIYQLLFELYLPIEVGFQGIMIGLVVYSIAVIIALLYSHRKISKIPIAKLLKV